One window of Pseudomonas sp. FP198 genomic DNA carries:
- the nudK gene encoding GDP-mannose pyrophosphatase NudK: protein MTQPISTQDRVRIKNVEVLSDNWYILRKTTYDYLGRNGQWRELTRETYDRGNGATILLYSKAKQTVVLTRQFRFPAFVNGHDGLLIETCAGLLDNDDPHTCIRKETQEETGYIVRDVRKVFEAFMSPGSVTERVHFFVGEYSDEDKQHEGGGLEAEGEEIEVLEMPLDQALGMIETGEICDGKTIMLLQYAKLHRLLD from the coding sequence ATGACACAGCCAATCAGCACGCAAGACCGTGTACGCATCAAGAATGTCGAAGTCCTCTCGGACAACTGGTACATCCTGCGCAAGACTACCTACGATTACCTCGGTCGCAACGGCCAATGGCGCGAGCTGACGCGTGAAACCTATGACCGTGGCAACGGTGCGACCATCCTGCTCTACAGCAAGGCCAAGCAAACCGTAGTGCTGACCCGGCAATTCCGCTTCCCGGCGTTCGTCAACGGGCACGACGGCCTGTTGATCGAAACCTGCGCCGGCCTGTTGGACAACGACGACCCGCACACCTGTATCCGCAAGGAAACCCAGGAGGAAACCGGCTATATCGTGCGGGACGTGCGCAAGGTGTTCGAGGCGTTCATGAGCCCAGGGTCGGTGACCGAACGTGTGCATTTTTTCGTCGGTGAGTATTCCGACGAGGACAAACAGCACGAAGGCGGCGGGCTTGAGGCGGAGGGCGAGGAAATCGAGGTGCTGGAGATGCCTCTCGATCAAGCCTTGGGCATGATCGAAACCGGCGAGATCTGCGACGGCAAGACCATCATGTTGCTGCAGTACGCCAAGTTGCATCGGTTGCTGGATTGA
- the nadE gene encoding ammonia-dependent NAD(+) synthetase, with protein MTSLQQESIARELGIDRQLQQGGEAAEIARRVEFIKQVLRESGCKSLVLGISGGVDSLTAGRLCQLAVEQLRDEGYTARFIAVRLPYKAQADERDAQASLDFIRPDSITTSNIAACVDGLMGHIAVDGLQPSAELIDFAKGNAKARARMLAQYAIANLSNGLVVGTDHGAEAVMGFFTKFGDGACDLAPLSGLTKTQVRLLADAMGAPAFLVRKAPTADLEDLAPGKLDEVAYGCSYEEIDAYLMGDAVSPKAREIIERAYQKTAHKRALPRVPASR; from the coding sequence ATGACTTCGCTTCAGCAAGAGAGCATTGCCCGGGAGCTGGGCATCGACCGTCAACTGCAACAGGGCGGCGAAGCCGCCGAGATTGCTCGCCGCGTCGAGTTTATAAAGCAGGTGCTGCGTGAGTCGGGTTGCAAGTCCCTGGTGCTGGGGATCAGTGGCGGCGTCGACTCCCTCACTGCCGGCCGTCTTTGCCAGTTGGCAGTAGAGCAACTGCGCGATGAAGGCTACACGGCGCGGTTTATTGCGGTCCGGTTGCCGTACAAGGCCCAGGCGGACGAGCGAGACGCCCAAGCGTCCTTGGACTTTATCCGGCCGGACTCGATCACCACCAGCAACATCGCTGCTTGTGTTGACGGGTTGATGGGGCATATCGCTGTCGACGGCTTGCAGCCTTCGGCCGAACTCATCGACTTCGCCAAAGGCAATGCCAAGGCCCGGGCACGGATGCTGGCGCAATATGCCATTGCCAATCTCAGCAACGGGCTGGTGGTTGGCACCGATCATGGGGCAGAGGCAGTGATGGGATTTTTTACCAAGTTCGGCGACGGTGCCTGCGATTTGGCACCGCTGTCCGGATTGACCAAAACCCAGGTGCGATTGTTGGCCGACGCGATGGGTGCCCCCGCTTTCCTGGTGCGCAAGGCACCGACCGCCGATCTGGAAGACCTGGCGCCCGGCAAGTTGGATGAAGTGGCATATGGATGCAGCTACGAGGAAATCGATGCGTACCTGATGGGTGACGCGGTGTCCCCCAAAGCCCGCGAAATTATTGAACGCGCTTACCAGAAAACGGCTCATAAGCGCGCATTGCCACGCGTCCCGGCATCACGTTGA